The following coding sequences lie in one Stenotrophomonas rhizophila genomic window:
- a CDS encoding barstar family protein codes for MNHDAFELGLHDINNAGVYAIGNGDVGPLSAAMRDAGLRVVQIDLDGCQDKRTLLMRLAARLDFPTGFGGNWDALTDNLRDLAWLPANGYALLFNDADALRAQAGADFDTLLEVLDEASRFWSESNVPFWAFVALQDADVELDADPAP; via the coding sequence ATGAACCACGACGCATTCGAATTGGGCCTGCACGACATCAACAACGCCGGCGTGTACGCCATCGGCAACGGCGACGTGGGCCCGCTGTCGGCGGCGATGCGCGATGCCGGCCTGCGCGTGGTCCAGATCGACCTGGACGGCTGCCAGGACAAGCGCACGCTGCTGATGCGGCTGGCCGCGCGCCTGGATTTCCCGACCGGCTTCGGCGGCAACTGGGATGCACTGACCGACAACCTGCGCGATCTGGCCTGGCTGCCGGCCAACGGCTATGCGCTGCTCTTCAATGATGCCGATGCACTGCGCGCGCAGGCTGGCGCCGACTTCGACACGCTGCTGGAGGTGCTCGACGAAGCCAGCCGCTTCTGGAGCGAAAGCAACGTGCCGTTCTGGGCCTTCGTGGCGCTGCAGGATGCAGACGTGGAACTGGACGCGGACCCCGCGCCGTAA
- a CDS encoding ribonuclease domain-containing protein encodes MRKPLLLLLAIVLLIGGLAAVKLMQRPPPPQFAPSLSQPIEAAPAAAAAARTPAHDPLPPFLPAEARATIALIQRGGPFPHRQDGSVFGNREQRLPPRPRGYYHEYTVDTPGAGNRGARRIVTGGTPPTGWFYTDDHYETFRSFDVPPAGSWQ; translated from the coding sequence ATGCGCAAGCCCCTTCTGTTGCTGCTCGCCATTGTGCTGCTGATCGGCGGCCTGGCCGCGGTCAAGCTGATGCAGCGTCCGCCGCCGCCGCAGTTCGCCCCTTCGTTGTCGCAACCGATCGAGGCCGCACCGGCGGCTGCAGCAGCGGCGCGCACGCCCGCACACGACCCGCTGCCCCCGTTCCTGCCGGCCGAGGCGCGCGCCACCATCGCGCTGATCCAGCGCGGCGGCCCGTTCCCGCACCGCCAGGACGGCAGCGTGTTCGGCAACCGCGAGCAGCGCCTGCCGCCGCGTCCACGCGGCTACTACCACGAGTACACCGTCGACACCCCCGGTGCCGGCAATCGCGGTGCGCGTCGCATCGTCACCGGCGGCACCCCGCCCACCGGCTGGTTCTACACCGACGACCACTACGAAACATTCCGCAGTTTTGATGTACCACCGGCCGGGAGCTGGCAATGA
- a CDS encoding superoxide dismutase, translating into MAYTLPKLSYAYDALEPNIDAATMEIHHTKHHQTYINNVNAALEGTEFADLPIEELVKKTKSLPENLQGPVRNNGGGHANHSLFWTVMSPNGGGAPVGDVGKAIESQLGGFEKFKEAFTKAALTRFGSGWAWLSVTPDKKVVVESSANQDSPLMDGNTPILALDVWEHAYYLKYQNRRPEYIGAFFNVVDWNEVERRYQAAIA; encoded by the coding sequence ATGGCCTATACCCTCCCCAAGCTGTCCTACGCCTACGACGCACTTGAGCCGAATATCGACGCGGCCACGATGGAAATCCATCACACCAAGCACCACCAGACCTACATCAACAACGTCAACGCCGCGCTGGAAGGCACCGAGTTCGCCGACCTGCCGATCGAAGAACTGGTGAAGAAGACCAAGTCGCTGCCGGAGAACCTGCAGGGTCCGGTGCGCAACAACGGTGGCGGCCACGCCAACCACAGCCTGTTCTGGACCGTGATGTCGCCCAACGGCGGCGGCGCACCGGTGGGCGACGTGGGCAAGGCCATCGAGTCGCAGCTGGGTGGCTTCGAGAAGTTCAAGGAAGCCTTCACCAAGGCCGCACTGACCCGCTTCGGCAGCGGCTGGGCATGGCTGAGCGTCACCCCCGACAAGAAGGTGGTGGTGGAAAGCAGCGCCAACCAGGACAGCCCGCTGATGGACGGCAACACGCCGATCCTGGCGCTGGACGTCTGGGAACACGCCTACTACCTGAAGTACCAGAACCGTCGCCCGGAATACATCGGCGCGTTCTTCAACGTGGTCGACTGGAACGAAGTCGAGCGTCGTTACCAGGCCGCGATCGCCTGA
- a CDS encoding endonuclease/exonuclease/phosphatase family protein: MISTAVTGRWPGWLLLMLWAASAAQVQARQADPGPRLLKVATLELPTLDEGQWEQRRDQVLQMLETLQPDVIAVQRVMQAQGRNPACWLATRLRYSCDFVTADPPSQALRHGSAMLTRLPVSEDGVTLLHPPGQFSAAGMLRVKLQEELINIYVARLRPDPDEPEVRRHQSSDLMTWIGATAEGLPSLIAGDFSADTAELVRSAPGFQPARRNPGERVDPPSVAGSARGHGLDVLFQVKHFEGIGQQALKLPAADGTVPDKGALRLGVMATLRLQSPVPASAP; the protein is encoded by the coding sequence ATGATCTCCACTGCTGTCACGGGACGTTGGCCGGGCTGGTTGCTGCTCATGCTCTGGGCCGCCTCGGCGGCGCAGGTGCAGGCGCGCCAGGCCGACCCCGGTCCGCGCCTGCTCAAGGTGGCCACGCTGGAGCTGCCCACCTTGGACGAAGGGCAATGGGAGCAACGCCGCGACCAGGTGCTGCAGATGCTCGAGACACTGCAGCCGGACGTCATCGCGGTCCAGCGCGTCATGCAGGCGCAGGGCCGCAACCCGGCCTGCTGGCTGGCCACCCGGCTGCGCTACAGCTGCGATTTCGTCACCGCCGACCCGCCCAGCCAGGCGCTTCGCCATGGCAGCGCCATGCTGACCCGGCTGCCGGTCAGCGAAGACGGCGTCACCCTGCTGCACCCGCCGGGGCAGTTCAGCGCGGCCGGGATGTTGCGGGTGAAGCTGCAGGAAGAGCTGATCAACATCTATGTGGCACGGCTGCGCCCGGACCCGGACGAACCGGAGGTACGCCGCCACCAGAGCAGCGACCTGATGACCTGGATCGGCGCCACGGCCGAAGGGCTGCCCTCGCTGATCGCGGGCGACTTCTCGGCCGACACCGCCGAACTGGTGCGCAGCGCCCCCGGCTTCCAGCCCGCGCGGCGCAACCCCGGCGAGCGGGTCGATCCACCCTCGGTGGCCGGCAGCGCGCGCGGCCATGGGCTGGACGTGCTGTTCCAGGTCAAGCATTTCGAGGGCATCGGGCAACAGGCCCTGAAGCTGCCCGCCGCCGACGGCACGGTGCCCGACAAGGGCGCGCTGCGGCTGGGGGTGATGGCTACGTTGCGGCTGCAGTCGCCGGTACCCGCCAGCGCGCCCTGA
- a CDS encoding oligopeptide:H+ symporter — translation MSTIAAASAGKGRMPRQIPYIIGNEACERFSFYGMRNILVQFLITSLLLQEVLDPAREAEAKDIMHSFMIGVYFFPLLGGWLADKFFGKYHTILWFSLIYCAGHACLAFFEDSRQGFFVGLGLIALGAGGIKPLVASFMGDQFDQSNKHLAKVVFEAFYWIINFGSLFASLLIPLALKNLGPSWAFGIPGILMFVATLVFWMGRKRYVLVPLPPKDPHSFGNVVRTALTAQVPGKGRPGRTLAILGAVLAVASMGLVGSLGIVICLCIALVLLLAGIGGGTWLQLDRARAVHPAEAVEGVRSVLRVLVIFALTTPFFSLFDQKASTWVLQGKDMVMPSWFTASQMQALNPALVMLLIPFNNLVLYPTLRRFGFEPTALRRMTAGIAFSGLAWVAIGGIQVMMDGGNAMSIFWQILPYALLTFGEVLVSATGLEFAYSQAPQAMKGVVMSFWNLTTTIGNLWVLLSNAAVRNDTVTHQIASTGLSQAAFLMFFFAGFAFVAALAFGWYARRYRMVDNYRTA, via the coding sequence ATGAGCACGATCGCAGCCGCCAGCGCAGGCAAGGGAAGAATGCCGCGCCAGATTCCGTACATCATTGGCAACGAGGCCTGCGAACGGTTCAGTTTCTACGGGATGCGCAACATCCTGGTGCAGTTCCTGATCACTTCGCTGCTGCTGCAGGAAGTGCTCGACCCGGCGAGAGAGGCCGAGGCCAAGGACATCATGCACAGCTTCATGATCGGCGTGTACTTCTTCCCGCTGCTCGGTGGCTGGCTGGCCGACAAGTTCTTCGGCAAGTACCACACCATCCTGTGGTTCAGCCTGATCTACTGTGCCGGTCACGCCTGCCTGGCCTTCTTTGAGGACAGTCGCCAGGGCTTCTTCGTCGGTCTGGGCCTGATCGCGCTGGGTGCCGGCGGCATCAAGCCGCTGGTGGCGTCGTTCATGGGCGACCAGTTCGACCAGAGCAACAAGCATCTGGCCAAGGTGGTGTTCGAAGCGTTCTACTGGATCATCAACTTCGGCTCGCTGTTCGCCTCGCTGCTGATCCCGTTGGCGCTGAAGAACCTCGGTCCGTCCTGGGCGTTCGGCATCCCGGGCATCCTGATGTTCGTGGCCACCCTCGTGTTCTGGATGGGCCGCAAGCGGTATGTGCTGGTGCCCCTGCCGCCGAAGGATCCGCATTCGTTCGGCAACGTGGTGCGTACCGCGCTGACCGCGCAGGTGCCGGGCAAGGGCCGTCCGGGTCGTACCCTGGCCATTCTCGGTGCGGTGCTGGCCGTGGCTTCGATGGGTCTGGTGGGCAGCCTGGGCATCGTGATCTGCCTGTGCATCGCGCTGGTCCTGCTGCTGGCCGGTATCGGTGGCGGTACCTGGCTCCAGCTGGACCGCGCCCGCGCGGTGCACCCGGCCGAGGCCGTGGAGGGCGTGCGCTCGGTGCTGCGCGTGCTGGTGATCTTCGCGCTGACCACGCCGTTCTTCTCGCTGTTCGACCAGAAGGCCTCGACCTGGGTCCTGCAGGGCAAGGACATGGTCATGCCGAGCTGGTTCACAGCCTCGCAGATGCAGGCGTTGAACCCTGCGCTGGTGATGCTGCTCATCCCGTTCAACAATCTGGTGCTGTACCCGACCCTGCGCCGGTTCGGCTTCGAGCCGACCGCGCTGCGCCGGATGACCGCTGGTATCGCCTTCAGTGGCCTTGCCTGGGTAGCGATCGGTGGTATCCAGGTGATGATGGACGGTGGCAACGCCATGTCCATCTTCTGGCAGATTCTGCCCTACGCCCTGCTGACCTTCGGCGAAGTGCTGGTCTCGGCCACCGGCCTGGAGTTTGCCTACAGCCAGGCCCCGCAGGCGATGAAGGGCGTGGTGATGAGCTTCTGGAACCTCACCACCACCATCGGCAACCTGTGGGTGCTGCTGTCCAACGCCGCGGTGCGCAATGACACGGTCACCCACCAGATCGCGAGTACCGGACTGAGCCAGGCGGCGTTCCTGATGTTCTTCTTCGCCGGCTTCGCGTTCGTGGCGGCGTTGGCCTTCGGTTGGTATGCCAGGCGCTATCGTATGGTCGACAACTACCGCACGGCCTGA
- a CDS encoding rhomboid family intramembrane serine protease — protein sequence MTPVNLLLIAITVIVSWMAFKNRKLGDRLILWPPAVDRHRQYDRLVTYGFIHADLAHLAFNMITLFFFGGQIESLMVTLTGSYLTYPAFYLGALVVSILPSYLKNQKNPNYLSLGASGAVSAVLFAFILLSPWSVIYVFFIPAPAIIYAVFYVGYSIWMDKRGGDRINHSAHLAGAAFGVIFLLAMRPAIFEHFLRELSNPSFRPLG from the coding sequence ATGACCCCCGTCAATCTGCTGTTGATCGCCATCACCGTCATCGTGTCGTGGATGGCTTTCAAGAACCGAAAACTCGGCGACCGCCTGATCCTGTGGCCGCCGGCGGTGGACCGCCATCGCCAGTACGACCGCCTGGTGACCTACGGGTTCATCCATGCGGACCTGGCGCACCTGGCGTTCAACATGATCACGCTGTTCTTCTTCGGCGGCCAGATCGAGTCGTTGATGGTCACCCTGACCGGCAGCTACCTGACCTACCCGGCGTTCTACCTGGGGGCGCTGGTGGTGTCGATCCTGCCCAGCTACCTGAAGAACCAGAAGAACCCGAACTACCTCAGCCTGGGCGCGTCGGGCGCGGTGTCGGCGGTGCTGTTCGCCTTCATCCTGCTCAGCCCGTGGAGCGTGATCTACGTGTTCTTCATCCCGGCCCCGGCGATCATCTACGCGGTGTTCTACGTGGGCTACAGCATCTGGATGGACAAGCGCGGCGGCGACCGCATCAACCACAGCGCGCACCTGGCCGGTGCCGCGTTCGGCGTGATTTTCCTGCTGGCCATGCGCCCGGCGATCTTCGAGCATTTCCTGCGCGAGCTGAGCAACCCCAGCTTCCGCCCGCTGGGCTGA
- a CDS encoding GNAT family N-acetyltransferase, translated as MASVTPPGLAYEVEHDLANHRFQARVQGHLALLDYQIKSLKRQKRMVITHTEVPEPIEGRGIAGELTKVALRYAREHKYKVVPACAYAEAFMQRHEEYDDLLAG; from the coding sequence ATGGCTTCGGTCACCCCGCCCGGATTGGCATACGAGGTGGAGCACGATCTGGCCAACCACCGGTTCCAGGCCCGGGTTCAAGGGCATCTGGCACTGCTGGATTACCAGATCAAGTCGCTGAAACGACAGAAGCGCATGGTCATCACCCACACCGAGGTGCCCGAACCTATCGAGGGGCGTGGCATCGCAGGGGAGTTGACCAAGGTGGCGCTCCGCTATGCGCGCGAACACAAATACAAGGTGGTGCCGGCGTGTGCCTACGCCGAAGCCTTCATGCAACGCCATGAGGAATACGACGACCTGCTGGCCGGCTGA
- a CDS encoding DUF3298 and DUF4163 domain-containing protein, giving the protein MLGFNKGIAMNIVVNRRALRASALALAVGLVLVAGCKRDAADTAAPPADGSAAAQPANIETPADAAAPVELRDVIENTPQAVVGISYPTDIARYPGLAKALSDYAGAARGELQQAVDGLGNDKPTMPYELSLSFEKVLETPQLVVVSADGSRYTGGAHGEPLVARFVWLPEQQQMLTADKLVADAKGWKAVSDYIGDQLRERVATRLSSEDIDPGQLQESLRSASRMIADGTEPSAENFSQFQPLTGTDGKISAVRFVFPPYQVGPYSDGTQTVDVPASVLAPHVGTAYAGLFARG; this is encoded by the coding sequence ATGCTGGGTTTCAACAAGGGGATTGCAATGAACATCGTAGTAAACCGTCGCGCGCTGCGCGCCAGCGCGTTGGCCCTGGCCGTGGGCCTGGTGCTGGTGGCCGGCTGCAAGCGCGACGCCGCCGATACCGCCGCACCACCGGCCGATGGCAGCGCGGCGGCGCAGCCGGCCAACATCGAGACGCCGGCCGACGCAGCGGCCCCGGTGGAACTGCGCGACGTGATCGAAAACACGCCGCAGGCCGTGGTGGGTATCAGCTACCCGACCGACATCGCGCGGTACCCGGGCCTGGCCAAGGCACTGTCCGACTATGCCGGCGCGGCGCGCGGCGAGCTGCAGCAGGCCGTGGATGGCCTCGGCAATGACAAACCGACGATGCCCTACGAGCTGTCGCTGAGCTTCGAGAAAGTGCTGGAAACCCCGCAGCTTGTGGTGGTCAGCGCCGATGGCAGCCGCTACACCGGCGGTGCCCATGGCGAGCCGCTGGTGGCGCGCTTTGTGTGGTTGCCCGAGCAGCAGCAGATGCTCACCGCCGACAAGCTGGTGGCCGACGCCAAGGGCTGGAAGGCGGTCAGTGATTACATCGGCGACCAGCTGCGCGAGCGCGTGGCCACCCGCCTGAGCAGCGAAGACATCGACCCGGGCCAGCTGCAGGAATCGCTGCGCAGCGCCAGCCGGATGATCGCCGACGGCACCGAGCCGAGCGCGGAGAACTTCAGTCAGTTCCAGCCGCTCACCGGTACCGATGGCAAGATCAGCGCGGTACGCTTTGTGTTCCCGCCGTACCAGGTGGGGCCGTACTCGGATGGCACGCAGACCGTGGATGTTCCGGCCAGCGTGCTGGCGCCGCACGTCGGCACCGCCTACGCGGGGTTGTTTGCCCGAGGCTGA
- the cfa gene encoding cyclopropane fatty acyl phospholipid synthase: MDAGLQRRVTLLLHEAGVTVGGDQPHDIHLHDPQFYTRVMAQGSLGLGESYMDGQWDAASLDGFLYHLMQAHLDERVHSWREVADGLKARLFNLQAGSGSFEVGKRHYDLGNDLYEAMLGERLVYSCGYWRDAQDLDGAQEAKLDLICRKLGLRPGQHVLDIGCGWGEALKFAAERYGVSGVGITISQEQAEYAHQLCAGLPIEIRLQDYHDVEETFDAIFSVGMFEHVGDKNYRGYVEMARRCLHPHGLFLLHTIGGNLSRHRTDPWIARYIFPNSMLPSAAQVTAAFEGLFVLEDWHNFGTDYDRTLQAWRLNVETAWPQLDPLRYDERFKRMWRFYLAASMASFRCRHAQLWQLVLSPHGVPGGYVAPR, from the coding sequence GTGGACGCGGGACTGCAACGACGAGTGACGCTGTTGCTGCACGAGGCGGGGGTTACCGTTGGCGGTGACCAGCCGCACGACATCCACTTGCATGACCCGCAGTTCTATACGCGGGTCATGGCCCAGGGCTCGCTCGGCCTGGGCGAGAGTTACATGGACGGCCAGTGGGACGCCGCCTCGCTGGACGGCTTCCTGTATCACCTGATGCAGGCCCACCTGGACGAGCGCGTGCACAGCTGGCGCGAAGTGGCCGATGGACTCAAGGCGCGCCTGTTCAACCTGCAGGCGGGCAGTGGCAGCTTCGAAGTCGGCAAGCGCCACTATGACCTCGGCAATGACCTGTACGAGGCCATGCTCGGCGAGCGCCTGGTCTACAGCTGCGGCTACTGGCGCGACGCGCAGGACCTGGACGGGGCGCAGGAAGCCAAGCTCGACCTGATCTGCCGCAAACTCGGATTGCGCCCGGGCCAGCACGTTCTGGATATCGGCTGCGGTTGGGGCGAAGCGTTGAAGTTCGCCGCCGAACGCTACGGCGTGTCCGGCGTGGGCATCACCATTTCGCAGGAGCAGGCCGAGTACGCGCACCAGCTGTGCGCCGGGCTGCCGATCGAGATCCGCCTGCAGGACTACCACGACGTCGAGGAGACCTTCGACGCGATCTTCTCGGTGGGCATGTTCGAGCACGTGGGCGACAAGAACTACCGCGGGTATGTCGAGATGGCGCGGCGCTGCCTGCATCCGCACGGGTTGTTCCTGCTGCACACCATCGGCGGCAACCTGTCGCGCCACCGCACCGATCCGTGGATTGCGCGCTACATCTTCCCCAATTCGATGCTGCCCTCGGCCGCCCAGGTCACCGCCGCGTTCGAAGGGCTGTTCGTGCTGGAGGACTGGCACAACTTCGGCACCGACTACGACCGCACGCTGCAGGCCTGGCGGTTGAACGTGGAGACCGCGTGGCCGCAGCTGGACCCGCTGCGCTATGACGAACGCTTCAAGCGCATGTGGCGTTTCTACCTGGCCGCCTCGATGGCCAGCTTCCGCTGCCGGCATGCGCAGCTGTGGCAGCTGGTGCTGTCGCCGCATGGGGTGCCGGGTGGGTATGTGGCGCCGCGCTGA
- a CDS encoding M3 family metallopeptidase → MTTRLALAVAVTLGLALPAYSAVAAAPAAANAQQANPFFADSPLPLHYPQFDKIKDSDFAPAFDAGMAQQLKEVEAIANNKAKPTFDNTLIALEKSGDTLDRATTVFFSLVGADTNDTRKKLQADYSAKFAAHSDAIALNGKLFARIQTLYDTRAQLGLDAEGVRLVEKYYESYVRAGAKLNDADKTKLKAMNAELANLGTTFSQNVQNEVNASAVVVDDVKQLDGLSPEQIAAAAEAAKARKLDGKYVIALLNTTGQPPLTNLRNRDLRQKIYEASITRGSRGGQYDNTALVSRIMQLRADKAKLMGFANFAAYNLTNQTAKTPEAVNAMLGQLAPAAVANAKREAADLQAMIDQEQKAAGKPTFKLEAWDWAFYSEKVRQAKYNFDESQLKPYFELKNVLENGVFFAANQEYGLTFKQRTDLPVYHDDVTVYDVFDADGSQLAIFIFDPYARASKRGGAWMNSYVSQSALTGFKPVVANHLNIPKPPAGQQTLLTWDEVTTTFHEFGHALHGMFSNVKYPYFSGTAVPRDFVEFPSQVNEMWSDNPAILKNYAKHYQNGSAMPQALLDKVIAAAKFNQGFATTEYLGAAMLDQRWHQIGPDQVPAAKDVMAFERAALEKDGIYYAPVPPRYKTPYFSHIMGGYSAGYYAYIWSEVLDANTQKWFRENGGLSRKNGDHFRKALLSKGGSVDAMQLFQDFAGHAPQIEPLLEKRGLTSGDSKK, encoded by the coding sequence TTGACCACCCGTCTTGCCCTTGCCGTCGCCGTGACCCTCGGCCTGGCCCTGCCTGCCTATTCCGCCGTCGCCGCTGCCCCCGCCGCCGCGAACGCCCAGCAGGCCAACCCGTTCTTCGCCGACAGCCCGCTGCCGCTGCATTACCCGCAGTTCGACAAGATCAAGGACAGCGACTTCGCCCCCGCCTTCGACGCCGGCATGGCCCAGCAGCTCAAGGAAGTGGAGGCCATCGCCAACAACAAGGCCAAGCCTACCTTCGACAACACCCTCATCGCCCTGGAAAAGAGCGGTGACACCCTGGATCGCGCCACGACCGTCTTCTTCAGCCTGGTCGGCGCCGACACCAACGACACCCGCAAGAAGCTCCAGGCCGACTACTCGGCCAAGTTTGCCGCCCACAGCGACGCCATCGCCCTCAACGGCAAGCTGTTCGCCCGCATCCAGACCCTGTACGACACCCGCGCCCAGCTCGGCCTCGACGCCGAAGGCGTGCGCCTGGTCGAAAAGTATTACGAAAGCTACGTCCGCGCCGGCGCCAAGCTCAACGATGCCGACAAGACCAAGCTCAAGGCCATGAACGCCGAACTGGCCAACCTCGGCACCACCTTCAGCCAGAACGTGCAGAACGAAGTGAACGCCTCGGCGGTCGTCGTCGACGACGTCAAGCAGCTCGATGGCCTGTCGCCCGAACAGATCGCCGCCGCCGCCGAAGCCGCCAAGGCCCGCAAGCTGGACGGCAAGTACGTCATCGCCCTGCTCAACACCACCGGCCAGCCGCCGCTGACCAACCTGCGCAACCGCGACCTGCGCCAGAAGATCTACGAAGCGTCCATCACCCGCGGCAGCCGCGGCGGCCAGTACGACAACACCGCCCTGGTCTCGCGCATCATGCAGCTGCGCGCCGACAAGGCCAAGCTGATGGGCTTTGCCAACTTCGCCGCCTACAACCTCACCAACCAGACCGCCAAGACCCCCGAAGCGGTCAACGCCATGCTCGGCCAGCTCGCCCCGGCCGCCGTGGCCAACGCCAAGCGCGAAGCGGCCGACCTGCAGGCCATGATCGACCAGGAACAGAAGGCCGCCGGCAAGCCCACCTTCAAGCTGGAAGCCTGGGATTGGGCGTTCTACAGCGAAAAGGTCCGCCAGGCCAAGTACAACTTCGACGAATCCCAGCTCAAGCCGTACTTCGAGCTGAAGAACGTGCTGGAAAACGGCGTGTTCTTCGCCGCCAACCAGGAATACGGCCTGACCTTCAAGCAGCGTACCGACCTGCCGGTCTACCACGACGACGTCACCGTCTATGACGTGTTCGATGCCGACGGCAGCCAGCTGGCGATCTTCATCTTCGACCCGTACGCACGCGCCTCCAAGCGCGGTGGCGCCTGGATGAACTCGTACGTGTCCCAGTCCGCGCTGACCGGCTTCAAGCCGGTGGTGGCCAACCACCTCAACATCCCCAAGCCGCCGGCCGGCCAGCAGACCCTGCTGACCTGGGATGAAGTGACCACCACCTTCCACGAGTTCGGCCACGCCCTGCACGGCATGTTCTCCAACGTGAAGTACCCCTACTTCTCCGGTACCGCCGTGCCGCGCGACTTCGTCGAGTTCCCCTCGCAGGTCAACGAAATGTGGTCGGACAACCCGGCCATCCTGAAGAACTACGCCAAGCACTACCAGAACGGCTCGGCCATGCCGCAGGCGCTGCTGGACAAGGTGATTGCCGCGGCCAAGTTCAACCAGGGCTTTGCCACCACCGAATACCTGGGCGCGGCCATGCTTGACCAGCGCTGGCACCAGATCGGCCCGGACCAAGTGCCGGCCGCCAAGGACGTGATGGCCTTCGAGCGCGCCGCGCTGGAGAAGGACGGCATCTACTACGCGCCGGTTCCGCCGCGCTACAAGACCCCGTACTTCAGCCACATCATGGGCGGCTACTCGGCCGGCTACTACGCCTACATCTGGTCCGAAGTGCTCGACGCCAACACCCAGAAGTGGTTCCGCGAGAACGGCGGCCTGAGCCGCAAGAATGGCGACCACTTCCGCAAGGCACTGCTGTCCAAGGGCGGCAGCGTGGACGCGATGCAGCTGTTCCAGGACTTCGCCGGGCACGCCCCGCAGATCGAGCCGCTGCTCGAAAAGCGTGGCCTGACCTCGGGTGACAGCAAGAAGTAA
- a CDS encoding glutathione peroxidase, which produces MTTAFDFSFVDLTGQPQALEQYRGKVLLLVNVASKCGFTPQYEGLEALWREYAARGLVVIGFPCDQFGHQEPGNAEEIRSFCSLTYAVDFPLSDKVEVNGEGAHPLWQWLKAEKSGVLGTRGIKWNFSKFLVGRDGQVLQRYAPTDKPESLRDDIEAALA; this is translated from the coding sequence ATGACCACCGCCTTTGATTTCTCGTTCGTGGACCTCACCGGGCAGCCGCAGGCGCTGGAGCAGTACCGGGGCAAGGTGCTGCTGTTGGTGAACGTGGCCAGCAAGTGCGGGTTCACCCCGCAGTACGAAGGCTTGGAGGCGCTCTGGCGGGAGTACGCGGCGCGCGGGCTGGTGGTGATCGGGTTCCCGTGCGACCAGTTCGGGCACCAGGAGCCGGGCAACGCCGAGGAGATCCGCAGTTTCTGTTCGCTGACCTACGCGGTGGATTTCCCGTTGTCGGACAAGGTCGAGGTCAACGGCGAGGGTGCGCACCCGCTGTGGCAGTGGCTGAAGGCGGAGAAATCCGGGGTGTTGGGGACGCGCGGGATCAAGTGGAACTTCAGCAAGTTTCTGGTCGGTCGTGACGGGCAGGTGCTGCAGCGCTATGCGCCGACCGACAAGCCCGAGTCGCTGCGCGACGATATCGAAGCGGCGCTGGCGTAA
- a CDS encoding TlpA disulfide reductase family protein, with product MIRKIRPALACLLLGMSLAASAAAPATPSPNAGDTPPQILGKDRQGNVVDLASQRGKVVIVTFWASWCGPCRKELPILGQLQKVIGHDALQVYAVNLKEPRADFAAIARSRNAPPLDYIHDAKGVVSDQYGIQAIPHMFIIGHDGSIARVHRGYSEQSLPKIVDDILALLPEDVRNRKAGG from the coding sequence ATGATCAGGAAGATCCGCCCCGCCCTCGCCTGCCTGCTGCTCGGCATGAGCCTGGCCGCCAGCGCCGCGGCACCCGCAACGCCCTCACCGAACGCCGGCGATACCCCGCCGCAGATCCTCGGCAAAGACCGCCAGGGCAACGTGGTCGACCTGGCCAGCCAGCGCGGCAAGGTCGTCATCGTCACGTTCTGGGCGTCGTGGTGCGGCCCATGCCGCAAAGAACTGCCGATCCTGGGCCAGCTGCAGAAGGTCATCGGACATGACGCGCTGCAGGTGTACGCGGTGAACCTGAAGGAACCCCGCGCCGATTTCGCCGCCATCGCCCGCAGCCGCAACGCCCCGCCGCTGGACTACATCCATGACGCGAAGGGCGTGGTCAGCGACCAGTACGGCATCCAGGCCATCCCGCACATGTTCATCATCGGCCACGACGGCAGCATCGCCCGCGTGCATCGCGGCTACTCCGAGCAGAGCCTGCCGAAAATCGTCGACGACATCCTCGCCCTGCTGCCCGAAGACGTGCGCAACCGGAAAGCAGGCGGCTGA